GTTTTTCTAAATTTATGCAGCAGTCACCCATAATATCACAGCCGATCCAAAAAAGCTAACAAATGCTAACAAATGTCTGCTTTTTCTTCCTGCAACGACTAGGAAGTGTCGGCACTATCCAGTCCACAGGCTAACACGGTCAATCTGACCGCTTCTTTTCTTAAATTAATAGCAGCATTCAAATCTCTATTACACTCAAAACCGCAGTTATCACACTGGAACACTCTTTGAGACAGTGACAAAGATGATTTTTTCTCACCACAATTAGAGCAAGTTTTACTGCTAGGATAAAATCTATCCACAATGACTAATTTGCTTCCATATAGTTGAGTTTTGTATTCTAACTGACGACGAAACTCATAAAAACCCATATCAGCTATAGCTTTAGACAACTTACCATTAGCTAACATCCCTGATACATTTAAATCTTCTATCCCTATGACTGCGTGGTTTTTGCTGATATAGGTGGTGATTTTATGTAATGTGTCTTTCCGAATGTTGGCTATTTTTTGGTGTAGTCTGGCTATTTTTATTTGGGCTTTTCTATAATTACTTGAACCCACTTGTTTATGTCGATTCAAGTATTGCATTTTTGCTAGTTTTTGCTCAGACTTCTTATAACTTTTTGCTCCATCAAATACTTCTGTTGTTGATAATATTGCCAGATGATTTATACCTAAGTCAACTCCGACAAATTCTTCCTTTTTCGGGGTTTCGCTGGTTTCTAATTCTATTTTCCAGGAAATAAACCACTTATTAGCTTGTTTACTGATTGTGACTGATTTTGGTTTATATCCAAACGGTAAAATTTCATAGGTTTTCAACCACCCAATTACTGGAACTCTTACCTTCTTATGGTCAATGTGAATTGCACCATCTAATGTAAAAGAATCATTTCTACCTTTTTTCTTGAAGTTGGGAAACCCTTTAACTTTGTTGAAAAAAGATTTAAAGGCATCTGACAAATATCTTAATGCGTACTGAGGAGCGCATTTTGATACTTCATAATACCAAGGATGGGTAGATTTAACTGCTGCTACTAACCATTTATGTAAATCTATGGCTGTAGGAAATTTAATTTTCTCGTCAGGGTTTGTCCGATTATGTATGAGTACCTGTTGACATAATGCTAAACCTTGATTCCAAGCGTGTCTGGCTACTCCTGCGTGTTGTGCCAGTAGTAGACGTTGTTGCTTGTTTACCTTCAGTTGTGTCTTGAATCCTAGTATCATGATTGTATTTTACAGCCAAATGCCAAAGTAGTTACTCATAGCAGATGATTTGGCGTCGGAGCATAAGTGATTAATTGGTAGTAATTGTTAGCTTTTCAGCTACTGTTGATTAACCCTCAAGCCTTGTGTAGAATCGGCTTCACTGTCAAATAACTAGCCCCTTCGGGATATAGAGGTAGGTCTGACCTGGGCGCAAGGCCTTGCGCCCCTACCGTTTGTGTGTTCACTTAACCGGATCTGATATTACCTACCAAACCATTATCAATGACAAATGACGACCAAAGCCTGTACTGTTTATTTGTGCCAAGCTACTTACAAATAACTTAGATAGAACGAGATGCTCAAGGAAAATATGGCTAAAAGAACAGGAATGACGCTGCTAAATTCGAGTTTCTGCTTCTTGAGCATATCTAAGCAAGATATGGGAATAATCAACGGCCAAAACATGATTGTGATCAAACACATGACAAAAGATAAAAATTTATCTTCTGGCTGAGAACTAGGATGGCGCAAGGAAAATATTAACCAATTGCTCAAAAAATAGCATGTCATTATTAGATAACTAATCACCAAAGTCAATTGCATGTGATTCACTGAAAACACTCCTTAAGTTGTATGAGGATTTACTGGCAATATTTTTATGTAAGTCTTACATAGTTTTATCTGGGGAAATTTATATATTTGAGTTGAGGGTTGACTGTGGCGATGGAAGATTTTTTTATCAGGCGGCTGATATCTTTAATAAATACGAGATTATAGAGATAGTTAGCAATAAAATAAATGTTAAGCAAAATTCCCAAGCACTGGTGAGGTACAGGAATCAAGAATTAACCATAGTAGGACGCACATGGATGCAGATATAGCCGTTCCGAGTTGGATACAATAAAAAATCATATTGTGGGGCTTAGGGAACAGTGCCGTGTACCTACCAGTGTATTGGATTCCAGCGAGAACTGCTATAAATTTGTACCCAGGTAAGGTAATAATATATGTAAAATTATTGACAGGCTTGATAGCCTGTATACAGTTGATCAAATTATTTAGGACTGCTATATCTGAAATTCAAACATATGAATAAACCTTACCTGTAACATCCTTTGATTGTGGTCTATATGAAAGTAAATAGCTGTAAAATCACAAACAAAAACCATCAAGGGTCAACGGATGACGCTTGATGGTAGAACTTGATAGGGATTGACCTAGTACAAGATTTCGTAAGTTCGTATCTTGAGAAAATGAAATTTATCCCTTATAGTAGTGCTTTAGTGCTACTACAAAAATGAACGCTACCAAGTAATGAAAACCTGTACTTAGTCTTGGGAATGATTTGGAGGGAAAAGGTAGGCGATCGCCGCGTAACCAGATACAGTTAGTAAACTAACCAATAATCCTGCCAGGAAAACAGTAGACATTAGCAAAACCATATTGTCGTAATTTCAGACTAACAAGTGGATATGACAAAACTATGACTACCTTGTGTCAATCCTTTGTATATACACTGATTTTTATTCGATTTAAGCCAAAGGCAAGGAAAAGCGAAACGTACTACCAGATCCCTTCTCACTTTCTACCTGAATCTTACCACCTTGCAATTCCACCAACCGACAAGAGATAGTTAAACCAATACCTGTGCCACCAGATTGACGAGCGCGGGATTGGTCGGATCGCCAGAAGCGCTCAAATACATGGGGTAAATCCTCTGGGGCAATACCAATACCTGTATCAATAACTGCAATCCAGAGTTGATATGCTTCCGTCCAAACACGGATAGTAATTGAGCCTTGAATAGTGTAACGTACTGCATTACCAAGTAAATTTATCAGCACCTGTTCTGTGCGTTCCATATCGGCTGATACCATTGGCATTGGGGATGGACATTCTAAGCCCAGAACTGGGCCATCTTCTAAGAGCTGGTCGGTAAATTTTTCCACCAACGACTCTAACAAAGGACGCAAATTCACCCGCTGGATATTAATTGGGAGATAACCGGCTTCTGCTTTTGAAAGTTCTTGCAAATCATTTACTAAACGCTCTAAGCGCTTAGTTTCTTTTGCTAATCGCCGATAAATTTCCGCAGAAGGTTCAATTTCGCCATCAGCGAGTTCTTCTAAGTAACCACGAACAACTGTCAACGGTGTTCGTAGTTCATGAGTCATATCGCCAATTAGTTCCCGTCGTCGCGCTTCCACCCCTTCTAAACTTGCGGCCATGCGGTTGAAACTAACACCTAATCGATTGAGTTCTGGAATGTCAGACATGGGTAGTCGTGCTTGAAGATTACCAGCAGCAAACTTTTGGGTGATTTGTTCCATTTCAGTCAACCGCAGCATGATCCGTT
The Gloeotrichia echinulata CP02 DNA segment above includes these coding regions:
- a CDS encoding transposase, producing MILGFKTQLKVNKQQRLLLAQHAGVARHAWNQGLALCQQVLIHNRTNPDEKIKFPTAIDLHKWLVAAVKSTHPWYYEVSKCAPQYALRYLSDAFKSFFNKVKGFPNFKKKGRNDSFTLDGAIHIDHKKVRVPVIGWLKTYEILPFGYKPKSVTISKQANKWFISWKIELETSETPKKEEFVGVDLGINHLAILSTTEVFDGAKSYKKSEQKLAKMQYLNRHKQVGSSNYRKAQIKIARLHQKIANIRKDTLHKITTYISKNHAVIGIEDLNVSGMLANGKLSKAIADMGFYEFRRQLEYKTQLYGSKLVIVDRFYPSSKTCSNCGEKKSSLSLSQRVFQCDNCGFECNRDLNAAINLRKEAVRLTVLACGLDSADTS
- a CDS encoding HAMP domain-containing sensor histidine kinase; the encoded protein is MKIGLRSRLLFSHLVVMIVGLVSLVIISKISSPRLFVLHLQRLENEGLDLINIRTELVEGFETAWRRSTLWSVIVGTTAAGGLSYWVSKRIMLRLTEMEQITQKFAAGNLQARLPMSDIPELNRLGVSFNRMAASLEGVEARRRELIGDMTHELRTPLTVVRGYLEELADGEIEPSAEIYRRLAKETKRLERLVNDLQELSKAEAGYLPINIQRVNLRPLLESLVEKFTDQLLEDGPVLGLECPSPMPMVSADMERTEQVLINLLGNAVRYTIQGSITIRVWTEAYQLWIAVIDTGIGIAPEDLPHVFERFWRSDQSRARQSGGTGIGLTISCRLVELQGGKIQVESEKGSGSTFRFSLPLA